Part of the Ictalurus punctatus breed USDA103 chromosome 9, Coco_2.0, whole genome shotgun sequence genome is shown below.
GGGGAAGATCCCACCTCCCACATTGTCCAGTTCCCAAAGCTGTGCAATCTGTCTCCGATGGGGTCTACTATTGTGTCTGTTTTCAGTGGAAGTTTATGATTAGAAGTATTCTATATGAGGAGTAGTATATGAAGAGTAGTATTGCCTCAGCAGTGATCCAGGTGCATTCCTCTGTATGGTACCCCTCCCAGTGTATGACTTACAGCATGCATAAACCCTGTCCTTTAGAGTCGAGTAGTCTCAGGAGGTATACTGGTCTGCTGTCTATTTAATCCAATTTTTAAGTATATTTATGTAGTtcttttaacaatgggcattttcacaaagcagttttacagaagtCCAGATATAGATTTAAATTCCCCTAATGAGGAAAACAGCTGACATAAGGAAGAAATctttagaggaaccagactcaaaagggaacccatcctcttctgggtgacaccataTAGTGAGATTATGAGCCATTACTCATCCACAGGTGTGTACTGTGGAGATAAGCAGTGTTAAGTGTGGAAGGATCTTGGGTGGATGGGGGTAAAATAGAATAGTAgaattttataatcaatgcaacaTTTTACTGGGAGCAAATGCAGTGTgcataagatcggggtgatgtagtcaaatcttctggttctagtaaggactctggTTGCCACATTCTGGACTAATCAGAGCTTGTTTCTCCACctgctggaacatccagacagcaaGGCATTACAACAATCCAAACTAGAGGGGACAAAAGCATAAACTAGACCCTGTGTCCAGAAGGAGTGGAGGCTAAGCTCTGGGTTTCTGCCcctgtaatatataatagaCAGGTTTTAGCAATCAACCATGGAATGTGAGCAATTGTATATGATGAAGGCTGATTTAGTCTCTAGGCTACTGGGTTAACTTGTTTTAAACTTTTGAAGGACCAATGAATCCAGTCTCAATTTTAGGTCTCAGTTGAATGGCTAGACCATTTGTCTGGGACATAAGTGAGGCAATAAAAAGGTTTATCCTATTTGTAGGTGAGGTCTGTGGCACAGCTTTGCTTGGTTACCCAAgatggccatctttgtgtcatggcacacaacaaattttggttatacagctgtttacagaaacctcaatatctcggcgCCGCATGTTTcaagctccttggaacaaaaactaaTCTCTAAAACAAACTACAaggtacatgtacatatataaacatttcacacattcttgttccttaatcttagaacttaagtccaaatgtacagtaatgctcaagattgctcacattGTTCCACATTTAGGGTACAtctataatgggaagggtttgaGGTTTAGCCTTAATTGTTTTGAGGttacctaggtaagtatagtgtgcttgcagaacatttcagttttgagatttctcttttttttttttcatgtgggtgagaaagTGCCATTTAAAAAATTCCCCTACGTtttgggttgaatatctctggtgggggaccagatacgaacctgaaattttcacagaaataagtcctctatagtagcaacCTCTAAAGTTAAAATTTTGAGTTTGAGATTAcactggttacagagctagggctATTGGAAATCtgggggaaagcatactttattcatgcattttgagaaatgaacaaatgtagtataagcataaaaaataataaaatgaacagtAGTTCACAGTAATTATGATTGGTATTCAATAGCTTATGCTTGTCAATGAGGTCTaaaatattattacatataataCTGGCAGCAGTAAACATGAACTATCACAGGGGTTTTCAAATCTGCAGACTTCAGCTCAAACCTCCAAACTCTGCTAGTAATCCTGAGGACCTTGGTTagcttgttcaggtgtgtttatccaaatatggaattacattgttcagttgggtgttttacaaatgtacagtgacataaacagagctgtggtggtGTTTCTCCTATTATAATAGCAGTAAGTGACTTCTATTTCGAAATGTCACACTAAATAGTGTAACGCTTTAGCTCTCCTTCAGGGggtcagctttttttttaattttcccaGACAATGTATGATTCACGCACTGATTACACACCTTTACATAACATTTAATGCATCAAATCATGTTCTGTATTTCTCCAGGTATTTCTGAAAATCTGTAATTACCAACAAACCTATGGTGAAGAAACACAGATGAAAGTATGAACTACACACTAGCATTTTAGAGTATTAAATGTTTGTTCAAATATTtatgcatgttttattttttttatttttttattttttaaacaatttcatACTATGCTAATATACTTTGATAATTAATACTTTGTAACTGCAAGCCAACTACCTGTGTCTAATTAAACATGTTTCCTTTAGTAAAAGACTGTGGCTCAGGATCCGCACAAATGGAGTTAAAGCAGCTCAAAGGTGAGTAAATACTGACGTGGTCACAATAATGTATGAAAAGGGAAAAAGAGAAACTTCTTCTAAATTTAGTTTTGGAGAAGTAAACAAATGGAATATGCATGGTATATgcaccttatatatatatatatatatatatatatatatatatatatatatatatatatatatatatatatatatatatataatttgggTTTGATAATAGCTCATGTACTTTGTCATGGGACACTAGCTCATGTACTTTGTCTTTTTTAGGTTATTAAGAATTGACTGCCAAGTAAAATTAAGTTAAAATGACTGTTTATGAAGTTGAAATAAAAGTGGAATTACATTGATTTATAATTCCATTATCTTTTTATTCATGTTACAAACATGATCAGAATAGTATATCTGaattaaaacatgaaacatacaTAATGTGTACAATAAATAGGTAGACCTGAGTATTTAGAATACCCATATAATTACAtctaaaactaaaataatagtTGGAATATAGATTATTTGCCACCAAGTGAATTTCTCTTCAAGTATGCTAACAAATAACATATAATCACATATCACATATACACTAGACTACTTTTCTCCAAGAACTTAGATTGTCCTATTGTAAATACAATAGTGGACATCTCTGATTAATATATtgacattatattatatcaaaagtaaacagtaCATCTCTCTAAATATACATTAGTAAGTTTATCATAAACCTGGCAGCATATTTGAATGAACTTGACAAATTTACTGGATTTGAGGACAGAATCTTACTTTGTTGAGATCTCTACTGAAATTCAAGAAGAAATGTATTTGAGGCTTTTGTCTCAGGAGAAAAAGAGATGCAGGAGAATTAGGGATAGTTCACTGTTTCATTTCCATTTGGTCTCATTGCTGTCTAAATTAGATTGTAGAGATAATAAGGAGATTTGAATTAAGAGTTTTTTTCTAGGGTGGGGCATAGCTTCTAAATTAATAGtgatattgatataaaatgATCTCTACTTTCAGATGATTTGCgtgcatttattaaaacactgggACTTGAAAAGTACTACCCAAACAAGCTGACTCAGAGGTCTTTGCTGGAGATCAACAGTGCCAGTGTATCTGATGAAGAGGTTCACTCACTACAAGCCTTACCATGGGCTTTCCTACGCAAATTACTGATGGCTAATTCAAATTCAAGATCTTTATGTGTACCTggtgaaaataaagaaacagatGACATGTTTGCTGAGCAGAGCTGTGATGCTACTCCAAATCTTCTAGATCTCCACACTGCCCTCTTTGTCTGTGCAGACAGTTTCCTTCagcaacaaatagcacttaaaATGTCAATGTGTCAGTTTGCAATACCATTTCTGTTACCTCCTGGAGTACATGATCAAAGCACTCTTATGTTATGGGCTCTTAGAGGTATCCTGAAAGAATGGCGTCCACATTCAATGTCAGAATCTAAAGGGTTTGTTGAGGACAGTGTTGTTCATGCAAAAATTCCCTTGATATCGTTTGTGAGGCTAAGCAACTGCAGCTTGTCCAAGTCACAGGTTTTGAACCAAGTGCTCAACAAGTCACAGCAGCACCATGACTTCTTTTCACATCGAGAAATGATTGGAGGATCTGCTCGAAGGGTAATCAGTAATGGGATGGTTGAAATCTGCTGGATTCTGCCATGTGGAAACAATAGTATCGATGTATTTCCGGAACCAGTGGCTATTGCTAATTTAAGAGGAGATGCTTTCACTTTTGTAACACACTTCAGTTTCCTTACTCAGGTGTCAACAGCTGTCTTTGTGTTCCTAGACAGTGTTGACAAAAATGAGCAAAGGTTGTTTGCCTCTTTACAAGGAATGAAAACCAATATCTTTCTTGTGGTTAATACTCAGCCAAATATGAACCAGAATGTGAAGTCTTCTATCAAAGCAGCAGTTGATACTCTGCAattggaaaaaaataacatcatTGTGAAAAGCCAAACATTGAATATGGCTAATTTCTCAAATATGATCAGTTCTGCCATTAACAAAGTGCTAAGTGAGAATCACAGATCATCAATCACAGAAATTGAGAGTATGAAGAAAATTGCTCAGGAATTAGGTCTTTGCATTGATGAATGTGAAAACAGAGCCTGTGGATCAGCAGAGGAAAAAGCAGAGAAAATCATGAAAAGTATTGGAGTTCGTCAAATAGTGGAATATAAAAAGACACGGCTGCCACTGCAAGGTGAAAATTGGAAAAGACTGGCTCAGATAGAAAAAGAGCAATGCCGATTACAACACTCAGGAGGGTTGACTTTGGAGGAGTATAAGGTCCAacttcaaaaaaacaaagatgaaaTTTGGAAGAAACAAAGCAACTATAAAGTGACAGAAACAATGGACATCTTAATAAAGGCACTATCAACCTCTGATGACATTGAGCGAGCCTTTTTTCTCAGATGGCTGGGACTAAAGCTGGACATACGATCGTGCAAAGACATGTCAAACCTACAGAAAGAATATACAAAGTGTGAACAACAAAAGGACAGAGATGGTATAGTTCGAATAGACCAGGAGCTTCTTGATTGTTCTCTTGGAATAGAGCACTACATGAGAGAAATGGGACAAATCTATGAGGTTGCTTCATTTGGTTCAACTAAAAAGTCTGACAGAATTAGCAGTCTCCCTACTCTGGCTGCCAAAATGCTTCTGGCTGGTTTTCCTCTTGAACTACTTGATGGAGATGCATCAAATATCCCAGAGAAATGGGTGAGTGATGTTCTCATGGAGCTTCACAGGATGGTTGGCCAGAAGAGCCGTTTGCTGGTTATCACTGTGTTAGGGGTTCAGAGTACGGGTAAATCAACACTACTCAACACTATGTTTGGAGTTCAGTTTGCAGTGGGCAGTGGTCGATGCACACGTGGAGCATTCATGATTTTCCTTCCTGTGGGCAAAGACTTGAAGGAGGAGTTATGTTGTGACTTTGTCCTTCTGATTGATACAGAGGGTTTGAAATCACCAGCACTGGCACAACTGGATGACAgttatgaacatgacaatgagttggCCACATTTGTGATTGGTCTGAGTGATGTAACCATCATTAATGTAGCAATGGAGAATTCCACAGAGATGAAGGACATCTTACAGATAGCAGTTCATGCTTTTTTACGGATGAAGGAAGTTGGTAAAAAAACAGTCTGCCACTTTGTCCACCAAAATGTTGCTGGTGTATCTGCATATGACAAAAACATGACAGACCGAAAAAAGCTCCTGGACCAACTAAATGAGATGACAGTGATTGCAGCTGAAATGGAAAAGCAGCCTAATGTGAAGAAATTCACAGATGTATTGGATTATGATGTGGAAAAGAATAACTGGTATATACCAGGCCTATGGCATGGCACACCACCAATGGCACCAGTTAATACAGGCTACAGTGTAGCTGTGTTGGATTTTAAGAAAAAACTCTTGGAGATGCTTAAAGCAAGAAAAGATGAACAACCCTCCCAGATCCCAGAGTTCCTGCAGTGGATTAGTAGCTTGTGGAGGGCAGTGAAGTTTGAGAACTTCATCTTTAGTTTCAGAAACACTCTTGTGGCCCATGCCTATGATAACCTTTGCAGAGAGTTTTCTGAATGGGAGTGGTCTTTCAGAAGACATATCCTCGCTTTGTTTGCTAGTGCAGAAGTTCAAATATCTAACACTGAAAGCAGCAGTATTGATGAGGTTGTTGAGGCACTTCAAAATAATTCACATAGGGAGATTGCagttcaaacaaaacaaattactGAGAAATTGAAAGTCTACTACAAAAAGAAAGATTGTAATGTGCATTTAGTGATAAAGTACAAAGCTGATTTTACCTATAGTATTAAATCTCTGGAGACTGAAATGAAGCATGAAGTGAGAAAGAAATTAGAAGCTGCTGCTGAGAAGAGGAGAAACAAGGAGAAAGTAGAAGAGATACAAAATAATCAAGCTGCTATGATTGAGTGTCAAGTTCGGCAGTTAATGCAGAATTACAAAGATCGAAACGATGCAGTGTCTGATGATGACCTCACAGATGATTTTGAGAGAATGTGGAATAGAGAAGTGGCAAACATCACTGGTCTAAAAGAAAAGGATGTTCCTGCTGATGTTTTGAAGCAACTGCGAGCAAGTTTAGGAAATCGCCAAGTCATGGAGGATTTGCAGAACGTTAAGAGTTTGTCACAATTTGGGCAAGAAGATTTCAAGGCCAAGAGAAGACATTTAAacttggggggaaaaattgAAAAAGTAAGAAATATTCTTATgaaaaaaagtctaaaacaaGACCTACAGATTGTTGCAGTTGATGTCATTAACAGTTGTAGAAGGATGATTGAACAGTTCACACAATCCAAAAGTGATTACCAAGAGACATTTACAAAAGATGTGCTTGATAAAATTGATGAACACCTTAATAAAGCAGGCTCCAAATTCAATACCATATTTGAATTTGACCTGAAATTGCACATTTGTGGCATTGCCTCTCGGAAATTCCTTGAGATGCACAGGAAGTATAACACTGAGCAAGATCCATTAAATCATGTACAGAAATTTAAGAGGCAGTATCTCTCTGATTTTATTGATTTGTACAGAAAGAGGGACCAGTGCCAGAGGAAAGCACAAGACTTCACTCAGCTCTGTCTCAAACCAGCAGTGACTGAGTACATTGACCAGTCCCTCGGACCTGACATTGTTGATGCAGTTTTGGAGTATAAGTCTACTGAGTATAGTTCACGAACGCTGTTTCAGTACACCATCCTGAAGGAACTACTGGAAAACTCTAACTTTGACGATTTTACAAACTACATTTTGTATTATAAGAATTATGTAAGAAAATGGATATATAACAAAACCATTGAATGCTTCTCCAATGGCATatgtttacaaaaattaaaaaagaagaagctagACATTATAATTAAAAAGATCACGGAAGCAGTGGAAACTTGTAAGCTGGAAGCCAATGGGTCTCCTTTGCCCAATAATGCAGAAGGTACCACAATTCTGGTCCAGAACCTATGCAAAGCTTTGAGCGATGCCATCTCAATATCCATGAGTACAGTGGAGAGGGTCCTGTTTCAGAACACAAGCTGTTGTGAACCATTCACCAAAAGTCTCTATGAATGTATTGATGACCTGAAACAGCAAATATCAAAGGAGATATCAGGGTCAAATGATATAATTGAAACACTGAAAAATGTGGCAGTAAAACCCCAAGACGAGCTTTTCAAGAGGGTGTTTGGTTGTGGAGTGCAGTGTCCATTTTGCAGAACACCATGTGAGGCAGGAGGAAAGGAACATCAGCTACACTTTGCAGCTGTGCACAGACCAAAAGGACTTAGTGCCTACAGTAAAATAGTGACTAATATTCTTTCTGAAGATATTTGTACATCTAGTGTACATGGCAATGGGGGATTTCTAAATCATGAAACAAATTTCGAACCTCATCCATACAACGACTACCAGACCTACTACCCAGACTGGCATATTGCACCTGACATGTCTATACAGGCCTCAGATTACTGGAAGTATGTGCTGGTGACATTCAATACGCAATTTGCTGAAATGTATGAATCACATCCAGCTGTGTATCCAGATGAATGGAAGACAATCACTAAAGATCAGGCTTTTATTAGCCTGAAGAGTGTGTTTAATATTCAATAATGGATGAACAGCAAATTACCTCTGCGATTTGTGAAGTGGACAACTCTTCACTCACAGTTCCATCACTAATGTTATCGCTCAGGTGAATCAGGAACTGGAGCACTAGTTATGTCTGACAACTGAGCTTCTTCTGACTTACTATTATCTAAATATAGAATCAATTTTACTAAAAGTGATTTTCGGGGATTTAAATGGTTTCTTTTAAACATCATATCTGTATGTCTACaatgataaacattttttaaaagtgtaggTAGGATTGTTATAACATTTTGGTGATTGGattatttctgtatttgtgATGTTAATACAAATGTTACAATTATGTTTATTAATCACTTGGTTACAATTGTTACAAatctttattataaatgttacagttatgtttattaattactttctgaaattaaaatgaatgcgTTATTCAGAACATATTGTATGAATGTATGAGTATATTcataaactgaataaacaaTTCATACCATAAATATATCAATCTGTCAATACAAATTAGTTGCAAGGACAAATTTTATTCAGTGTGATTTACAAATAAACGAATGCATAATACAATAAACGAATAATTTCTCATATTAATTCAATTTAACACTTCTAtaatcatacatacatatgagCCAATGCACTGAATGGGTGCCATTTCTGTCCCCAgtacattatgtatataaatatgtataaaaattaactgaaaaaaacGTTTTATCAAGCAAGTTTAGTGGTAAGCACACTCGCCCAccgtcccaccatggccctgtgtgtgtggagtttgcatgttctgcccgtgctgcgggggtttcctccgggtactctggtttcctcccccagtccaaagacatgcatggtaggctgattggcgtgtccaaagtgtccgtagtgtatgaatggttgtgtgaatgtgtatgtggttcTGGTGTAacttgccttgtgcccgatgctccctggtataggctccaggttccccgtgaccctgaaaaggataagcggtatagaagatggatggatggatgaatagaacTACCTAGAACACTGATAAAAATTTGTTACCTGTCCACACTCTCTAACACTACACTTtactattaaatataattattaaaatccTTCAAAAATGCTTTTTTGAATTGTTGTGTTCATATCTCATctacagtttaaatattttaattagaaTACACATTTTAGTCGTGTCCCTGGGATTTAACTCAGTCCTGTTACCTTAAAACACCCAACCCCCCACTTCCCACCCCACCCTACCCCGAAAAATTTTGGAACAAGGCACATGTTCACCAAGACGTTGTATCATCTGGATCTTCTGAAGGTCATGGGAAGATCAAAAGTAAGTTCTCTCAGTTtgttttctgtatatttgatGATATTGTAATTATGACTGAGAAGGTTAATCTCAGCGTACAGTCCTGTTACTTAAATCATTTCTTAgatgtctttctctttctccccttcccactctctccctctttctctctctccctcccttccccATCTCCTTCTTTCCCTTTCCACCACCTTTGATATGAATAACTACAAGCATATAGAATATCCCTTCAATACAAACATGCATGCATGGCCATGCTCActctcacaaacacaaaaacacacagacatgcactcacacacatacagacactcATTCCCATTatccaccaccagtgtgtaacatccacctggatgatacAACcacagccatagtgcaccagaacatcCACcccacaccagctattagtggagaggagagtgatgcagctaattcagggatggagattattagggaaCCATGATAGATAAAGGCCAGTGGGGATTTTTAataaccacagagagtcaggacctcggtttaacgtctcttCTGAAAGATGGTGCTGATTTTACATTATAGTGTCCCAGTCTCTATACTgtggcattaggacccacacaaaCCACAGGATGAGtgcccctgctggcctcactaataccacttccagcagcagccttagttttccccaggaggtcaatttcaaaataaacataaacaatcaaacatttacCTTAAAagaaactatgcagttgattaggtaaaacataaaATTCCTCgcctttatacgttttttgtttagaAACAAGTCAAAGTTCATTTACAATTCACTCCTCTTCATTTTAAtgagcattttccatactgtcccaagtTTTTCGGAAATGCGGTTGGACATGCGTATACAGTACAACAAAACGGTTTAGCTAGCCTCAGTTGTAAACACATAACAAGTGTTAATGCAAATAACATGACACACAAGACAAAGGACATTATGTGGGTCGAAGCATTAGACAGGACACTGAACAAAATGATTTCATCAGATGAGTATTCTGTACATAATACATTACAAATGCATTTAGCATGTTTTACGCCAAGTATAATGTCTTATAATGACTGGCATAAGCAAAcataaatacttaaaatatttatatggaAGAGATTATGAAGCAGGAGTTTTATGAGAccttaaaaaaagttacataacATGTTCATAACAACAATGTGTGTGGCAGGCCAATCTCAGTCTTTTCatctgtttgtgtatatattccACGTGTTGCTATAACAGCTCagcctgtcatgttttattcctgatcAGCAACTGAAGAGACATTACTGTCAaatgttggtttatttttcttattttctcatttgtgttTAAAGTTTTGAAGCCcaagtaaatgtaaattaaatggaACTGTTACATAAATGGAACAGCCTTGCCTTGAAGGTTTATCAAAATTGATCATTAAGCATGTATAAACTTTATATGATTAGAGGCATTGAGGATAAAAAGATAAAAGGCAAGGATAGACAGATGCTCCCTGTGCAAAAGCTTGGTCAGAATTCTGAACTATTACTAGATAAAACTAATACAAAATTAATATTATGGTTTATAATAAGTAAggacacacaaaacacacaacttTTGTGTAAAACAGGGTTTGTTCTGTTGACAGaacatgtgtctgtgtgtgttttaggaatgAATGCCTTAATTGTTTATTGTGGACTGGGTTAAGGCTGAATGACTGAAGGTCAAATGCAGTCACAGACAGTACTGCCACCTTCCTTACCTCTCACACAGGTTTAAGGTATGTTTGTGTGGAAATTCAAAAATGTTTTGGTTATTTTCGAAGTGAcaaagtttacaaaaaaaagtcttactCAGGTTTCACTCAGTTGTTCATGGCCCTTTGGAGGAACACCTATAGTTCCTTTGTAGAACCATACAGGTAAGGCTTTGTTCTTAGTATAAATCATTAATAAACCTATAACCATTAATTCTTTAGAAAGCCTATCTTTTTTGAGTGCAATGTACGTTCTTTATGCGTCAATTAAACAAAGTTACACACAGGCCTTTAGGCCCATAGAAGACTTGTAATGCAAGAAAATGCATTACATTGAATGACTGATGGAAAATACCCTATCTGTGTTGTTAGCAGGAGACATTGGAGGTTATttgcctatatatatattcaaaagtatgattttataatcaatgcaacaTTTTACTGGGAACCAATGCAGTGTgaataagataggggtgatgtggcgcaatcttctggttctagtaaggactagTTGGACTAGTAGGACTGGTTGCTGAATTCTGGACTAACCGGaacttgtttatgcacctactgaaACATCCACACAgaaaggcattacagtaatccaacctagaggtgacaaaagcataaactagtttttctgcataatttcttatcttagcaactTATTAGATTAgctatttctgagatgaaaaagGATActctagtaatattatctacatgagcttcaaatgtGAGAAAGTAAATAATTAGACcagtcttttactgctgcaaaAGGTATACAGTTTCAATCAAAaatattcaacccccattgcaaatcaggtttattgtcaaaatttacagactttcaggtctttgcaatgaacaaatcaaacaaaagcaattgaaatagttcaacacaatgaatgcttcaagtggtttccccaaattcaacagaaaatttatttataataatttctccagtttcaaaattgtatggtgcaggtgctagcatggcctgcctgcagtcttGACCCGTCCCTGATTAAGAATATGTGGCAtgttatgaagtgcaaaataaggaaacaaaggccctgtacagttgtgcagctgaagaaatgcataatggataaaatgggggaaaattccgtttgctaaacttaaccaactggtgtcttcactcagcgcccaaacacttaataagtgttattagatgatgttacacagcggtgaacagtcgactgtcccaaattttttggacTGTGTTACAGTcttcagatttgaaatgagtgtatattttcaaaaataaacaaaattaaagtaaaacatcaaataatgtattttcaatatagtacagggtgaatttgATTTTCacatgtctcttttttttctcattttccatactgttccaacatttgtattcacaaaTATGTCTCTATTTGTACAAATCGTTGCACATTCATTTAATTCTGAATTTCGCAGACACAAATTATAagacatttatttgtggataGTAAGATGCATTTGCAACATTTATCAAGTTCATGTATAGATGTGCATGCCTTTGTTAATCATTTTGAGACTAATTCCATCCCATAGTCTCTCCTGTCTATATCCATGCTGTCgttcactgaaacacacagcagCACCATGCCTCTGCTTCCACAGCACGTTACTTTTATTAGcactaaaaaaaatctttgatcAGGAACACATGATATGGTAGTGTTGTTTTCTTATCCTCTTATTTGTGTTAAAGTTTTGAAGCGTAATTAAATGAAACAGTGTAATGTCCGATTAATGTCATATTTATTATGTCAGTAGTCACGGAAATAGTTTTAGTAATATAAGGCAGTTATAATATTAGTGTCCAAGACTGGACAGATCCCCACTGTGTACCTGGCCCAGAACCACCCATGCCCATAAAACTGAAAATCAATGAGACTTAACTGGTGTTTCACATGTGGCTTTACCAAATGTATTCAAGTGTATAttgaatatgtatttttttatttattattattttaactaaGTATGCTATGAATACATTTAGGACAGTGTACTCAAAGACTACATTCTACATAACCCTGGAT
Proteins encoded:
- the LOC108270226 gene encoding up-regulator of cell proliferation, with protein sequence MELKQLKDDLRAFIKTLGLEKYYPNKLTQRSLLEINSASVSDEEVHSLQALPWAFLRKLLMANSNSRSLCVPGENKETDDMFAEQSCDATPNLLDLHTALFVCADSFLQQQIALKMSMCQFAIPFLLPPGVHDQSTLMLWALRGILKEWRPHSMSESKGFVEDSVVHAKIPLISFVRLSNCSLSKSQVLNQVLNKSQQHHDFFSHREMIGGSARRVISNGMVEICWILPCGNNSIDVFPEPVAIANLRGDAFTFVTHFSFLTQVSTAVFVFLDSVDKNEQRLFASLQGMKTNIFLVVNTQPNMNQNVKSSIKAAVDTLQLEKNNIIVKSQTLNMANFSNMISSAINKVLSENHRSSITEIESMKKIAQELGLCIDECENRACGSAEEKAEKIMKSIGVRQIVEYKKTRLPLQGENWKRLAQIEKEQCRLQHSGGLTLEEYKVQLQKNKDEIWKKQSNYKVTETMDILIKALSTSDDIERAFFLRWLGLKLDIRSCKDMSNLQKEYTKCEQQKDRDGIVRIDQELLDCSLGIEHYMREMGQIYEVASFGSTKKSDRISSLPTLAAKMLLAGFPLELLDGDASNIPEKWVSDVLMELHRMVGQKSRLLVITVLGVQSTGKSTLLNTMFGVQFAVGSGRCTRGAFMIFLPVGKDLKEELCCDFVLLIDTEGLKSPALAQLDDSYEHDNELATFVIGLSDVTIINVAMENSTEMKDILQIAVHAFLRMKEVGKKTVCHFVHQNVAGVSAYDKNMTDRKKLLDQLNEMTVIAAEMEKQPNVKKFTDVLDYDVEKNNWYIPGLWHGTPPMAPVNTGYSVAVLDFKKKLLEMLKARKDEQPSQIPEFLQWISSLWRAVKFENFIFSFRNTLVAHAYDNLCREFSEWEWSFRRHILALFASAEVQISNTESSSIDEVVEALQNNSHREIAVQTKQITEKLKVYYKKKDCNVHLVIKYKADFTYSIKSLETEMKHEVRKKLEAAAEKRRNKEKVEEIQNNQAAMIECQVRQLMQNYKDRNDAVSDDDLTDDFERMWNREVANITGLKEKDVPADVLKQLRASLGNRQVMEDLQNVKSLSQFGQEDFKAKRRHLNLGGKIEKVRNILMKKSLKQDLQIVAVDVINSCRRMIEQFTQSKSDYQETFTKDVLDKIDEHLNKAGSKFNTIFEFDLKLHICGIASRKFLEMHRKYNTEQDPLNHVQKFKRQYLSDFIDLYRKRDQCQRKAQDFTQLCLKPAVTEYIDQSLGPDIVDAVLEYKSTEYSSRTLFQYTILKELLENSNFDDFTNYILYYKNYVRKWIYNKTIECFSNGICLQKLKKKKLDIIIKKITEAVETCKLEANGSPLPNNAEGTTILVQNLCKALSDAISISMSTVERVLFQNTSCCEPFTKSLYECIDDLKQQISKEISGSNDIIETLKNVAVKPQDELFKRVFGCGVQCPFCRTPCEAGGKEHQLHFAAVHRPKGLSAYSKIVTNILSEDICTSSVHGNGGFLNHETNFEPHPYNDYQTYYPDWHIAPDMSIQASDYWKYVLVTFNTQFAEMYESHPAVYPDEWKTITKDQAFISLKSVFNIQ